One stretch of Anaerobacillus alkaliphilus DNA includes these proteins:
- a CDS encoding pullulanase has translation MINKKYQKVLSFWLSLIMVFSVFTSYIPAVAAAGTTGSVTRHIHLVYDRPDAEYEGWNIWVWGTGAKNDQIDFTEFKDGKAIAKIEVGPNADRVGFVLRSTDNWDTAKKDVEPDRFINLLKNDLVTKVYLTSGEIPFHTVAEVTAPVIEEGNASFFFRDKGLYNNFEMDKIAKVELSIADSLYEMTYDAKNERFVYTYENLAPGTYEYTYLVTVDGATKEVSDPYNTVNGKSTLSYIVADIEVAGTVTPQAVNYNQNAVVTVDLDNKDDIEIRELYVDATEVGGPKKLKVDPELNEVTLNIDHKTTAGQKKLPIVAVDAFGGTHKGEVTLEVKARTFIGEADFDWDEALIYFLLTDRFFDGDSSNNDPYGMNYDTKLPGAYQGGDFKGITEKLDYLKDLGINTIWINPIVENIKYDVRHSTTPYITPYYGYHGYWASDFEKLNPHFGSMADFHELIDEAHARGMKLMIDVVLNHTGYGLKMVDGELAVDKRPPGYPTDAEREKFRDMLRQGKDVGSATVRGELASLPDLITEDPAVRNQIVQWQVDWINKSRTAKGNTIDYFRVDTVKHVEDTTWMAFKNELTKVMPEFKMIGESWGASQNDDHGYLNSGMMDSLLDFDFKNYARNFANGQLDQVHNTLVARNNKLTNSATLGQFLGSHDENGFLSSVGGDKGKLKIASALQITAKGQPVIYYGEELGLSGEANYPYYTNRPNMPWDKIAGNDVLSHYQELLTFRGANSEIFAKGDRVKLAGSDKEKYQLFSRNYNGESVYVGLNVAEQAKEVTVAVSSSDVVVTDHYSGNTFNAENGEVTFTIPAMAAGGTVLLTAEGGTILGTQSTLRVHYQRTDNDYANLGLWLWGDVVTTSQEWPKGTPFGSELTSYGVYADIAIKPNAKDFGLIVLDVTNGDKDGGNKEFELPAGTTDIWLKQGSDEVFFKNPDQEAGIPEDTLRVHYQRTDNNFSNLGLWTWFDVAQPSSNWPSGGTPFVAGQTTDYGAYVDIPLNTGAQKVGFLVLNVTNGDKDGGDKVVELFSSEINEVWIKQGSDEVFYWEPVELPENTVRIHYDRTDKNYDGWAVWNWGDVVAPSEGWPNGATDKAGVGKFGAYYDISLNEAAQEIKFLFVNKIGGAQTRDYKFELLAQYKEIFMKDGDDKVYTNPFGAVPIALISGELLSDKKISLVFSKTEGLDVDALKEEMTIVDKDGSAVTFDNITIEDDKRVTIHGEFDLDQAPFAITYGERTVSAKAGWRLIDEMYGYDGELGAKLHADGTATLKLWSPKADSVSVVLYDKDDQYTVVKENIPMTLGDRGVWSVTLDKENTGIDRLKGFFYHFSITHGDETKLALDPYAKSMAAWNSADANDAYPYGKAAIIDLSEIGPKLDFANIPGYEKREDAIIYEIHVRDFTSDPNIADDLKAQFGTFASFIEKLDYIEEMGVTHVQLLPVMSYFFSDEFNNGERMLEYASTNTNYNWGYDPHSYFSLSGMYSENPNDPELRVKEFKNLINEIHSRGMGVILDVVYNHTARVGIFEDLVPNYYHFMDADGTSRTSFGGGRLGTTHKMARRILVDSILHWVNEYKVDGFRFDMMGDHDAESIQIAFDKAKAINPNIVMIGEGWRTFAGDEGDPVQAADQDWMQYTEAVGSFSDEFRNELKSGFGSEGQPRFITDGARNVQQIFDNIKAQPHNFVADQPGDVVPYIEAHDNLTVYDVIAQSIKKDPAIPANDLEIHKRIRIGNAMVLTAQGTAFIHAGQEFGRTKQWLAPAETEPYKSTYMVDQDGNPFENPYFIHDSYDSSDIINRIDWEKATNAEKYPINNVTREYTQGLIELRRSTDAFRLGSKQLVDQNVTLIKAPEVKTNDKVIAYRNQATNGDAYYVFVNADMTSRTFTIGKDLSGGIVLVDNDEAGIVEVKERTGFTLTGEKITVDALTTVVIKQAAPVKPSPVTPVPTPRPGDQVIVNNPQADKGKIAVPVAQGTKQVLLPANAAVIDGKNSLQVTNEKLTADVPGAVLKQLQELAKGKENANIAFSFNKVEDATVATLTNAAATKAKAKVKAAGEVYDFTLAIVDKDGKVTKLTSFSEPITISLAVSETANKKLIGVYNIKDDGTLVYVGGKVKDGKITAELSHFSKYAVLEFDKEFKDVKSGYWAHDVIKEMSAKHIVQGIDAENFAPTRNVTRAEFAALIVRALGIEASSNDVTFKDIASTKWYASAVAAASQAGIVNGKSATRFAPEETISREEMATMIVRAYEYAQSQQLAEVNDATFTDLSNASSWSKDYINQAAHLGLVNGRANNRFAPLGFTQRAESVQVIANLLNLLN, from the coding sequence ATGATTAATAAGAAATATCAAAAAGTTTTATCGTTTTGGTTATCACTAATCATGGTGTTTTCCGTTTTTACTAGCTATATTCCGGCAGTAGCAGCGGCAGGAACAACTGGTTCTGTTACTCGTCATATTCACTTGGTGTACGATAGACCAGATGCAGAATATGAAGGTTGGAACATATGGGTTTGGGGTACCGGAGCTAAAAACGATCAAATCGATTTTACTGAATTTAAAGATGGCAAAGCAATTGCGAAAATTGAGGTTGGTCCAAACGCTGACCGAGTAGGTTTTGTACTACGTAGTACGGATAACTGGGATACTGCGAAAAAAGACGTAGAGCCTGACCGTTTTATTAATTTATTAAAGAATGATTTAGTAACAAAAGTCTACTTAACAAGTGGTGAAATTCCATTCCATACAGTTGCGGAAGTTACTGCACCTGTAATTGAAGAAGGAAACGCTAGCTTTTTCTTCCGTGACAAAGGATTATACAATAACTTTGAAATGGATAAAATTGCAAAAGTTGAGCTGAGTATCGCTGATTCTCTTTATGAGATGACATACGATGCAAAAAACGAGCGTTTTGTTTACACATACGAAAATTTAGCACCTGGAACTTATGAGTATACCTATTTAGTAACTGTTGATGGTGCTACAAAGGAAGTTTCTGATCCTTACAATACTGTAAACGGAAAGTCAACGTTATCGTATATCGTAGCAGATATTGAAGTAGCTGGTACTGTTACGCCTCAAGCTGTTAACTACAATCAAAATGCAGTTGTTACAGTAGATCTTGATAACAAAGACGATATTGAAATTCGTGAGTTATATGTTGATGCAACTGAAGTTGGTGGTCCAAAGAAACTTAAAGTGGATCCTGAACTAAATGAAGTTACACTTAACATTGATCACAAAACGACAGCAGGTCAAAAGAAATTACCAATCGTTGCTGTTGACGCATTTGGAGGTACTCACAAAGGTGAAGTAACGCTTGAAGTGAAAGCGCGTACTTTTATTGGTGAAGCAGATTTTGATTGGGATGAAGCATTAATTTATTTCTTATTAACAGACCGTTTCTTTGATGGAGACTCATCGAATAACGATCCTTATGGAATGAATTATGATACAAAGTTACCTGGTGCTTACCAAGGTGGAGACTTTAAAGGGATTACGGAAAAGTTAGATTATCTTAAAGATTTAGGAATTAACACAATCTGGATCAATCCAATTGTAGAAAATATTAAGTACGATGTGCGTCATAGCACAACACCTTATATCACGCCTTACTATGGGTACCATGGTTATTGGGCAAGTGATTTTGAAAAGTTAAATCCGCATTTTGGTTCAATGGCAGATTTTCATGAGCTAATTGACGAAGCACATGCACGCGGCATGAAACTGATGATCGACGTTGTTTTAAACCATACTGGTTATGGATTAAAAATGGTTGACGGCGAACTAGCTGTTGATAAACGTCCTCCAGGTTATCCAACTGACGCAGAGCGTGAAAAATTCAGAGACATGTTACGTCAAGGTAAAGATGTTGGTAGTGCTACAGTTCGTGGTGAATTAGCTTCACTACCAGATTTAATTACAGAAGACCCAGCAGTTCGTAACCAAATTGTACAATGGCAAGTAGACTGGATTAATAAATCTCGCACAGCAAAAGGAAACACCATTGATTACTTCCGTGTTGATACAGTAAAACACGTAGAAGATACTACTTGGATGGCATTTAAGAACGAATTAACAAAAGTAATGCCAGAATTCAAAATGATTGGTGAATCTTGGGGTGCTTCACAAAATGATGATCATGGCTATCTAAATAGCGGGATGATGGACTCGTTATTAGACTTTGATTTTAAAAACTATGCGCGTAACTTTGCGAATGGTCAACTTGATCAAGTTCATAACACGCTAGTTGCAAGAAATAATAAGTTAACAAACAGTGCAACTTTAGGCCAATTTTTAGGAAGCCATGATGAGAATGGATTTTTAAGTTCTGTTGGTGGCGATAAAGGGAAACTAAAAATTGCATCTGCATTACAAATTACAGCTAAAGGTCAACCAGTTATTTATTATGGTGAGGAACTAGGATTATCTGGTGAGGCAAATTATCCTTATTATACTAATAGACCAAATATGCCTTGGGATAAGATAGCAGGAAATGATGTTCTTTCTCACTATCAAGAGCTACTAACATTTAGAGGTGCAAACTCAGAAATCTTTGCTAAAGGTGATCGTGTAAAATTAGCTGGGTCTGATAAAGAGAAGTATCAACTATTCTCAAGAAATTACAACGGTGAGTCTGTGTATGTAGGCTTAAACGTTGCTGAACAAGCCAAAGAAGTTACAGTTGCAGTAAGTTCTTCAGATGTAGTTGTAACAGATCATTATTCAGGTAATACATTTAATGCTGAGAATGGCGAAGTTACTTTTACAATTCCAGCAATGGCTGCAGGTGGTACAGTCCTTCTTACAGCTGAAGGTGGAACAATATTAGGAACTCAAAGCACATTAAGAGTTCATTACCAAAGAACAGACAATGATTATGCAAACTTAGGCTTATGGTTATGGGGAGACGTTGTAACAACTTCACAAGAATGGCCAAAAGGTACTCCATTTGGTAGTGAGTTAACAAGCTATGGAGTATATGCTGATATTGCAATTAAACCAAATGCTAAAGATTTCGGTTTAATTGTTCTAGATGTAACAAATGGAGATAAAGATGGTGGTAATAAAGAGTTTGAATTACCAGCGGGAACAACTGATATATGGTTAAAACAAGGATCAGACGAAGTATTCTTCAAGAATCCTGATCAAGAAGCAGGAATTCCTGAAGACACTCTAAGAGTTCATTATCAAAGAACGGACAACAACTTTTCAAACTTAGGCTTATGGACTTGGTTTGATGTAGCACAACCTTCTAGTAACTGGCCATCAGGCGGAACGCCGTTTGTTGCAGGTCAAACTACTGATTATGGTGCATATGTTGACATTCCGTTAAATACTGGGGCACAAAAAGTAGGCTTCCTAGTTTTAAACGTAACAAACGGAGATAAAGACGGCGGCGATAAAGTTGTTGAGCTATTCTCATCGGAAATTAATGAAGTTTGGATTAAACAAGGCTCTGACGAAGTATTCTATTGGGAACCTGTAGAGCTTCCTGAAAATACGGTTCGTATTCATTATGATAGAACTGATAAAAACTATGATGGATGGGCTGTATGGAATTGGGGAGATGTTGTTGCACCTTCAGAGGGTTGGCCAAATGGCGCAACTGATAAAGCTGGTGTAGGCAAATTTGGTGCTTACTACGACATTAGCTTAAATGAAGCGGCACAAGAAATCAAATTCCTTTTTGTAAATAAAATTGGTGGCGCACAAACTAGAGATTACAAATTTGAGTTATTGGCTCAATATAAAGAAATCTTTATGAAAGATGGAGACGACAAAGTTTACACAAATCCGTTTGGTGCAGTACCGATTGCTCTGATTTCAGGGGAATTACTATCTGACAAGAAAATTAGTTTAGTTTTCTCGAAAACAGAAGGTTTGGATGTAGATGCTTTGAAAGAGGAAATGACAATTGTGGATAAAGACGGTAGCGCAGTAACTTTTGATAACATAACAATTGAGGATGATAAGCGAGTTACAATTCATGGTGAATTCGATTTAGATCAAGCCCCATTTGCTATCACGTATGGTGAAAGAACAGTATCTGCAAAGGCAGGCTGGAGATTGATCGATGAAATGTACGGCTACGATGGTGAGCTTGGTGCCAAACTTCATGCTGATGGAACGGCTACGTTAAAATTATGGTCTCCTAAAGCAGATAGCGTTTCGGTCGTATTATATGACAAAGACGATCAATATACGGTTGTAAAAGAAAATATTCCGATGACTCTTGGCGATCGTGGTGTTTGGTCTGTAACGCTTGATAAAGAAAATACAGGAATTGATAGGTTAAAAGGTTTCTTCTACCATTTCAGTATTACTCATGGGGATGAGACGAAATTAGCGCTTGACCCTTATGCAAAATCAATGGCGGCTTGGAATTCAGCTGACGCAAATGATGCTTATCCTTATGGAAAAGCAGCGATCATTGATTTATCTGAGATTGGACCAAAGTTAGATTTTGCTAATATACCTGGATACGAAAAACGTGAAGATGCGATCATTTACGAAATTCATGTTCGTGACTTTACATCTGATCCAAACATTGCAGATGATCTAAAAGCTCAATTTGGTACATTCGCTTCATTTATTGAGAAATTAGATTACATTGAAGAGATGGGTGTTACACACGTTCAATTATTACCAGTTATGAGTTATTTCTTTAGTGATGAATTCAATAACGGTGAAAGAATGCTAGAATATGCATCTACAAACACAAATTACAACTGGGGTTACGACCCACACAGTTACTTCTCACTTTCAGGGATGTATTCAGAAAATCCGAATGATCCTGAGTTGAGAGTAAAAGAATTTAAGAATTTAATTAACGAAATTCATAGCCGTGGCATGGGAGTAATCCTTGATGTTGTTTACAACCATACTGCAAGAGTAGGGATCTTTGAAGACCTAGTTCCTAACTACTATCACTTCATGGATGCTGATGGTACGTCGAGAACAAGCTTTGGTGGTGGCCGTTTAGGTACAACACACAAAATGGCAAGAAGAATTCTTGTAGACTCAATCCTTCATTGGGTGAATGAGTATAAAGTTGATGGTTTCCGTTTTGATATGATGGGTGACCATGATGCCGAAAGTATTCAAATTGCATTTGACAAAGCAAAAGCAATTAATCCGAACATTGTAATGATCGGTGAAGGTTGGAGAACGTTTGCTGGTGACGAGGGAGACCCTGTTCAAGCAGCTGACCAAGATTGGATGCAATACACAGAAGCGGTAGGTAGCTTCTCTGATGAATTCAGAAATGAATTAAAATCTGGTTTCGGTAGTGAAGGTCAACCTAGATTTATCACAGATGGTGCACGTAATGTTCAACAAATATTTGATAACATCAAAGCACAACCACATAACTTTGTGGCTGATCAACCAGGTGATGTTGTCCCTTATATCGAAGCGCATGACAATCTAACTGTATATGATGTTATTGCACAATCAATTAAGAAAGACCCAGCAATTCCTGCAAATGATTTAGAAATTCATAAGCGTATCAGAATTGGTAATGCAATGGTGTTAACGGCACAAGGAACAGCATTTATCCATGCTGGTCAAGAATTTGGTCGTACGAAGCAATGGTTAGCTCCAGCTGAAACGGAGCCATACAAATCTACGTACATGGTAGACCAAGATGGTAATCCTTTCGAGAACCCATACTTCATCCATGACTCTTATGACTCTTCAGATATCATTAACAGAATTGATTGGGAAAAAGCGACAAATGCTGAAAAGTATCCTATCAATAACGTAACTCGTGAGTACACGCAAGGTCTGATTGAATTAAGAAGATCAACAGATGCATTTAGACTTGGCTCAAAACAGTTAGTAGATCAAAATGTAACATTAATTAAAGCTCCAGAAGTTAAAACCAACGACAAAGTAATTGCATACCGCAATCAAGCAACAAACGGAGATGCATATTATGTATTTGTCAATGCTGATATGACTTCTAGAACATTTACAATTGGTAAAGATTTATCTGGTGGAATTGTTTTAGTAGACAATGACGAGGCTGGTATTGTTGAAGTTAAAGAAAGAACAGGATTTACTTTAACAGGTGAGAAGATTACAGTAGATGCCTTAACGACTGTTGTCATTAAGCAAGCTGCTCCAGTAAAACCATCACCAGTTACTCCAGTTCCAACACCAAGACCTGGAGATCAAGTAATTGTAAACAATCCACAAGCTGATAAAGGTAAGATTGCTGTTCCGGTAGCACAAGGGACAAAACAAGTATTGTTACCTGCAAATGCTGCAGTAATTGATGGCAAGAACTCACTACAAGTAACAAATGAGAAGTTAACTGCAGATGTTCCAGGAGCCGTTTTAAAACAATTACAAGAGTTAGCTAAAGGCAAGGAAAATGCAAACATTGCTTTCTCATTCAACAAGGTTGAGGATGCAACAGTAGCTACTTTAACAAATGCAGCTGCAACGAAAGCAAAAGCAAAAGTGAAAGCAGCTGGTGAAGTATATGACTTTACTCTAGCTATAGTTGATAAAGATGGTAAGGTAACGAAACTAACAAGCTTCTCTGAACCAATTACGATTAGCCTAGCTGTTTCTGAAACTGCTAACAAGAAATTAATTGGTGTCTACAATATTAAAGATGACGGAACGTTAGTTTACGTAGGTGGTAAGGTTAAGGATGGTAAGATTACTGCTGAACTTTCACACTTTAGTAAATATGCAGTTCTAGAATTTGACAAAGAATTTAAGGACGTTAAATCAGGATATTGGGCACATGATGTAATTAAAGAGATGTCAGCGAAGCACATTGTTCAAGGAATTGATGCCGAAAACTTTGCACCAACACGTAATGTAACAAGAGCTGAATTTGCAGCATTAATTGTTAGAGCGTTGGGAATAGAGGCTTCAAGCAATGATGTTACTTTCAAAGATATTGCTTCTACCAAGTGGTATGCATCTGCTGTCGCTGCTGCGTCTCAAGCAGGAATTGTTAACGGTAAGAGTGCTACACGCTTCGCTCCAGAAGAAACTATTTCTCGCGAAGAGATGGCCACTATGATTGTTCGTGCCTACGAATATGCTCAAAGTCAGCAATTAGCTGAAGTGAACGATGCTACATTTACTGATCTTAGCAATGCAAGTAGCTGGTCAAAAGATTACATTAATCAAGCTGCTCACTTAGGTCTAGTAAACGGTCGTGCGAATAACCGCTTTGCTCCACTTGGTTTTACACAAAGAGCAGAGAGTGTTCAAGTGATTGCTAATCTATTAAACTTACTAAACTAA
- the secY gene encoding preprotein translocase subunit SecY encodes MFQTIRNIYKVGELRNKIIFTLLMLVVFRIGAFIPVPGANAEVLQFQDQMNAFGFLNTFGGGALENFSIFAMGIMPYITASIIVQLLQMDVVPKFAEWAKQGEAGRRKLAQITRYGTIVLGFIQAIGMSIGFNRLMPGLIPNPSIGKYIFIALVLTAGTAFLMWLGEQITAKGVGNGISIIIFGGIAAAIPNAVNQVYATQIQNAGDLLFINIVKVALLLLVVLLIVVGVIYVQQALRKIPVQYAKKIVAGRPQGGGSTHLPLKVNAAGVIPVIFAMSLFIFPPTVAGFIGDGNAIASWITANFTYQKPFGAAVYAALIIGFTYFYTFIQVNPEQMAENLKKQGGYIPGIRPGKTTQEYVTRILYRLTFVGALFLTAISLIPVVFTVFMQLPAAVQIGGTGLLIVVGVALDTMKQIESNLIKRHYKGFIKKIS; translated from the coding sequence TTGTTTCAGACTATTAGAAATATCTACAAGGTAGGAGAATTAAGAAATAAAATTATTTTTACCTTACTCATGTTAGTAGTTTTTAGAATTGGAGCCTTCATTCCAGTACCAGGAGCAAATGCAGAAGTTTTACAATTCCAAGATCAAATGAATGCATTTGGTTTTCTTAATACGTTCGGTGGCGGAGCGTTAGAAAACTTCTCTATTTTCGCAATGGGAATTATGCCATATATTACAGCGTCAATTATCGTACAATTATTGCAGATGGATGTTGTTCCGAAATTTGCTGAATGGGCAAAACAAGGGGAAGCTGGTAGACGTAAGTTAGCACAGATTACTCGATATGGAACAATTGTATTAGGTTTTATTCAGGCAATTGGAATGTCAATTGGGTTTAATCGTTTAATGCCAGGATTAATTCCTAATCCTAGTATTGGAAAGTATATATTTATCGCTTTAGTTTTAACAGCGGGTACAGCCTTTTTAATGTGGTTAGGTGAGCAGATTACTGCTAAAGGTGTAGGCAATGGTATTTCTATCATTATCTTTGGGGGTATTGCAGCGGCAATTCCTAATGCTGTCAATCAAGTGTATGCGACTCAAATTCAAAATGCTGGCGACCTATTATTTATAAATATTGTTAAAGTTGCTTTACTACTTTTAGTAGTGTTATTGATTGTTGTTGGTGTAATCTACGTTCAACAAGCGTTACGTAAAATTCCAGTCCAGTATGCGAAGAAGATTGTTGCGGGACGTCCTCAAGGTGGAGGTTCAACACACCTACCATTAAAAGTAAATGCTGCAGGGGTTATTCCAGTTATTTTTGCAATGTCATTATTTATCTTTCCTCCAACTGTTGCTGGCTTTATTGGTGATGGTAATGCGATTGCAAGTTGGATTACAGCAAACTTCACGTATCAAAAGCCGTTTGGTGCTGCCGTTTATGCTGCATTAATTATTGGGTTCACATACTTCTATACTTTTATCCAGGTAAATCCTGAACAAATGGCAGAAAATCTGAAAAAACAAGGTGGCTATATTCCGGGAATTCGCCCTGGAAAAACAACACAAGAATATGTGACAAGAATTTTATACCGTCTAACATTTGTTGGTGCATTATTCTTAACGGCTATCTCTCTTATTCCAGTAGTGTTCACTGTTTTTATGCAACTTCCAGCTGCCGTACAAATAGGTGGAACTGGCTTACTGATCGTTGTAGGTGTAGCATTGGATACAATGAAACAAATTGAAAGTAACTTAATTAAGCGTCATTATAAAGGGTTTATTAAGAAAATATCTTAA
- a CDS encoding LTA synthase family protein: protein MKVGIREVFMIIYVFICLLLLEAWHRSSFNNVFTWISEKPYVVFLNFLILTSGVFLLLALTGRRRLSLWLVTVSMLTLFTISRVKMSLKGEPLLPWDVFLGNEAANIREYFILMAWEDIVLLLLFLIFLVVTPLFFRPELLSVRSRIAVLLVPLIVFSLLYFEKPFSLLEVGEVNHVFWDQSITYQRNGVQVGFLNTLQLLKIEPPKGYAKETLESLLGKLESGQSPNDMKPNIIIVMNEAFWDPTRLPNLEFNEDPMPFFRSLQQSHNSGELIVPVFGGSTANTEFEVLTASSMQFLPQGSIPYSQYVLRPLPSIASILRNDGYDTVAVHNYHNWFYRRDQVYEYFGFDRFISQSFFENPEYRRDFISDKEMTKQIIQQHQRADKPLFVFAVTMQNHGPYNARHYPEDRITVTGNISEDMMKAINTYATGVKDADDSLQLLVHYFEKIEEPTVVVFFGDHLPYLGAGYRGYTETDYISDANLDLWSKEEYEKMYSVPFVIWDKFSEAKERNQKLSSSLLMPYLLENYNKPQTPLVKYLNQMFMEDGNVFSVREGENTHSIEAVNHYALLQYDQLFGEVYALNEQEKGDIVSEHYQLGGPSLVIKDVEIQSGTDPLILVEGENFTYKTKVYLEGNVLPTTFHTARLIAAELPSKYVDDSEGLSVKVAIMDSKNRELASSSIVTIN from the coding sequence ATGAAAGTTGGCATTCGAGAGGTTTTTATGATTATTTATGTTTTCATCTGTTTGTTATTACTCGAAGCATGGCATCGATCTAGTTTCAATAATGTTTTCACTTGGATATCTGAAAAACCATATGTAGTGTTTTTAAATTTTCTAATCTTAACTTCTGGTGTGTTCCTACTTTTGGCGCTTACAGGTAGGCGCAGGTTGTCATTGTGGTTAGTAACTGTTAGCATGCTAACTCTCTTTACAATCAGTAGGGTGAAAATGAGTCTAAAGGGAGAGCCATTACTTCCATGGGACGTCTTTTTGGGTAATGAAGCAGCCAATATAAGAGAGTATTTTATCCTTATGGCCTGGGAGGATATCGTACTATTATTACTCTTCTTGATTTTCTTGGTAGTTACACCACTATTTTTCAGACCTGAATTACTATCAGTTAGATCACGAATTGCTGTTTTATTGGTTCCGTTAATAGTTTTTTCCTTGCTGTATTTTGAAAAGCCTTTTTCGCTGCTTGAGGTGGGTGAGGTCAATCACGTATTTTGGGATCAAAGTATTACTTATCAAAGGAATGGAGTGCAGGTGGGGTTCCTTAATACCTTACAGTTATTAAAGATTGAACCACCGAAGGGATATGCGAAGGAAACGTTAGAAAGTCTATTAGGTAAATTGGAGAGCGGGCAATCACCGAACGATATGAAGCCAAATATTATTATTGTAATGAATGAAGCGTTTTGGGACCCGACAAGGCTTCCTAATTTAGAATTTAATGAGGATCCAATGCCTTTTTTTCGTAGTTTACAACAAAGCCACAATTCAGGTGAATTGATTGTTCCTGTTTTTGGAGGTAGTACAGCAAATACTGAGTTTGAAGTATTAACTGCGAGTAGTATGCAATTCTTGCCTCAAGGTTCGATTCCATACTCGCAATACGTTTTAAGGCCACTTCCATCGATTGCTTCTATTTTGAGAAATGATGGATATGACACTGTAGCTGTTCATAACTATCATAATTGGTTTTATCGTCGAGACCAAGTTTATGAGTATTTTGGTTTTGATCGGTTTATTAGCCAAAGTTTCTTTGAAAATCCTGAGTATCGTCGGGACTTTATTTCAGATAAGGAAATGACAAAACAAATTATTCAGCAACATCAACGTGCGGATAAGCCACTGTTTGTTTTTGCTGTGACCATGCAAAACCACGGTCCGTATAACGCGAGGCATTATCCTGAAGACCGAATAACTGTTACGGGTAATATTTCTGAGGATATGATGAAAGCTATCAATACGTATGCAACCGGAGTTAAAGACGCAGACGACTCGTTGCAATTACTAGTACATTATTTTGAAAAAATTGAAGAACCCACCGTTGTTGTTTTTTTTGGTGACCACTTACCTTATTTAGGTGCAGGTTACAGAGGATATACAGAGACAGATTATATTAGCGATGCTAATCTAGATTTATGGAGTAAAGAGGAATATGAAAAAATGTATAGTGTTCCATTTGTTATTTGGGATAAATTTTCTGAAGCAAAAGAAAGAAATCAAAAGTTGAGTAGTTCACTCTTAATGCCTTATCTTTTAGAAAACTATAACAAACCACAAACTCCTTTAGTTAAATATCTTAATCAAATGTTTATGGAAGATGGCAATGTATTTTCTGTTAGAGAAGGAGAAAATACACATTCAATTGAGGCGGTAAATCACTACGCGCTACTACAATATGACCAGCTTTTTGGCGAGGTATATGCGTTAAACGAACAGGAAAAAGGGGATATTGTCAGCGAGCACTATCAACTAGGTGGTCCATCTTTAGTCATTAAAGATGTAGAAATTCAAAGTGGAACTGATCCTTTAATACTAGTAGAAGGAGAAAACTTCACATATAAAACAAAGGTTTATCTTGAGGGTAATGTCTTGCCAACAACCTTTCATACGGCACGGTTAATTGCTGCTGAATTGCCGAGCAAATACGTGGACGACTCTGAAGGCCTTTCTGTGAAGGTAGCAATCATGGACTCGAAAAATCGAGAGTTAGCATCATCTAGCATAGTAACGATAAACTAA